A portion of the Oncorhynchus masou masou isolate Uvic2021 chromosome 11, UVic_Omas_1.1, whole genome shotgun sequence genome contains these proteins:
- the LOC135548161 gene encoding follistatin-A-like isoform X2 yields the protein MFRMLQTPQLRQGVIALFMWFTHFMEDYKVQAGNCWLQQGKNGRCQVLYMSGMTREDCCRSGRLGTAWTEEDVPNSTLFRWMIFNGGAPNCIPCKETCDSVDCGPGKRCKMNKRNKPRCVCAPDCSNVTRRGSICGSDGKSYKDECTMLRARCRYHPDLEVQYHGRCRKTCHGVRCPGSASCVVDQTNNAYCVACNHQCPEVKSPDQYLCGNDGIVYASACHLRRATCILGRSIGVAYEGKCIDARSCGDIVCRGAKRCLWDEASGRGRCSVCDEPCPESRPGESVCSSDNNTYPSECSMRQAACAQQRHLEVKHSGSCNWKLEEEGKEEEEKEEQEY from the exons ATGTTTAGGATGCTACAAACACCACAGCTCCGTCAAGGCGTGATTGCACTTTTCATGTGGTTCACTCACTTTATGGAGGACTACAAAGTCCAGG CGGGTAACTGCTGGTTGCAGCAGGGAAAGAACGGCCGGTGCCAGGTGCTCTACATGTCTGGGATGACCCGAGAGGACTGCTGCCGGAGTGGCCGTCTGGGCACCGCATGGACCGAGGAAGATGTGCCCAACAGCACGCTGTTCCGATGGATGATCTTCAATGGAGGCGCGCCTAATTGCATACCTTGTAAAG aAACATGCGATAGCGTTGACTGCGGTCCTGGGAAGAGATGCAAGATGAACAAGAGGAACaagcccaggtgtgtgtgtgctccggACTGCTCCAACGTCACAAGAAGGGGGTCCATCTGTGGGTCGGATGGAAAATCCTACAAGGATGAGTGTACAATGCTCAGGGCCCGCTGCAGGTACCATCCTGACCTGGAGGTCCAGTACCACGGACGCTGCCGCA AGACGTGTCACGGAGTTCGCTGTCCTGGCTCTGCGTCGTGTGTCGTGGACCAGACCAACAATGCCTACTGTGTGGCCTGTAATCACCAGTGTCCAGAGGTGAAGTCACCTGACCAGTACCTGTGTGGCAACGACGGCATTGTTTATGCCAGCGCCTGTCATCTGAGGAGAGCCACGTGCATCCTGGGAAGGTCCATCGGCGTGGCGTACGAAGGGAAATGCATTG ACGCCCGGTCATGTGGCGACATCGTGTGTCGGGGAGCGAAAAGGTGTCTGTGGGATGAAGCCAGTGGCCGCGGACGCTGCTCTGTGTGTGACGAGCCATGTCCGGAGAGTCGCCCGGGTGAGAGTGTGTGCTCCAGCGACAACAACACCTACCCCAGCGAGTGTTCCATGAGGCAGGCCGCATGCGCTCAGCAGCGTCACCTGGAGGTCAAACACTCAGGATCCTGCAACT GGAAGCttgaggaagaggggaaggaagaagaggagaaagaagagcaGGAATACTAG
- the LOC135548161 gene encoding follistatin-A-like isoform X1, producing the protein MFRMLQTPQLRQGVIALFMWFTHFMEDYKVQAGNCWLQQGKNGRCQVLYMSGMTREDCCRSGRLGTAWTEEDVPNSTLFRWMIFNGGAPNCIPCKETCDSVDCGPGKRCKMNKRNKPRCVCAPDCSNVTRRGSICGSDGKSYKDECTMLRARCRYHPDLEVQYHGRCRKTCHGVRCPGSASCVVDQTNNAYCVACNHQCPEVKSPDQYLCGNDGIVYASACHLRRATCILGRSIGVAYEGKCIDARSCGDIVCRGAKRCLWDEASGRGRCSVCDEPCPESRPGESVCSSDNNTYPSECSMRQAACAQQRHLEVKHSGSCNCLNQV; encoded by the exons ATGTTTAGGATGCTACAAACACCACAGCTCCGTCAAGGCGTGATTGCACTTTTCATGTGGTTCACTCACTTTATGGAGGACTACAAAGTCCAGG CGGGTAACTGCTGGTTGCAGCAGGGAAAGAACGGCCGGTGCCAGGTGCTCTACATGTCTGGGATGACCCGAGAGGACTGCTGCCGGAGTGGCCGTCTGGGCACCGCATGGACCGAGGAAGATGTGCCCAACAGCACGCTGTTCCGATGGATGATCTTCAATGGAGGCGCGCCTAATTGCATACCTTGTAAAG aAACATGCGATAGCGTTGACTGCGGTCCTGGGAAGAGATGCAAGATGAACAAGAGGAACaagcccaggtgtgtgtgtgctccggACTGCTCCAACGTCACAAGAAGGGGGTCCATCTGTGGGTCGGATGGAAAATCCTACAAGGATGAGTGTACAATGCTCAGGGCCCGCTGCAGGTACCATCCTGACCTGGAGGTCCAGTACCACGGACGCTGCCGCA AGACGTGTCACGGAGTTCGCTGTCCTGGCTCTGCGTCGTGTGTCGTGGACCAGACCAACAATGCCTACTGTGTGGCCTGTAATCACCAGTGTCCAGAGGTGAAGTCACCTGACCAGTACCTGTGTGGCAACGACGGCATTGTTTATGCCAGCGCCTGTCATCTGAGGAGAGCCACGTGCATCCTGGGAAGGTCCATCGGCGTGGCGTACGAAGGGAAATGCATTG ACGCCCGGTCATGTGGCGACATCGTGTGTCGGGGAGCGAAAAGGTGTCTGTGGGATGAAGCCAGTGGCCGCGGACGCTGCTCTGTGTGTGACGAGCCATGTCCGGAGAGTCGCCCGGGTGAGAGTGTGTGCTCCAGCGACAACAACACCTACCCCAGCGAGTGTTCCATGAGGCAGGCCGCATGCGCTCAGCAGCGTCACCTGGAGGTCAAACACTCAGGATCCTGCAACT GTTTAAACCAGGTTTAA